GTTGTCATCCTCGCTTGGACTTGCACTACCTCCGACGTCGGTTGCGGTTCAAACAACGCAGAAAAGGCCTTCTTCCTAAAGGTGGGGGAGGAAGAGGCCGACGGCCTCCCACCTGGAGGAGGGGGGGCAGTCTCGGCTGCCATGGACTTCGTTGTatttcttcatattttattACACCATTTTTTAACTCAATCAAAtcatatttcaacttttgtcACACTATTTTCCAACTCAATTACATTAAAAGGCAAACTTGTGAGAAATAAAACTTGTGAGACCCCATCAACCCCTGCTCCTATTAATATTACACATGTAGattatattttaaaagaaaaattaccaAATTAGAATTAGTCAAAATAGTCcatcaaatataacaaaagaaaagtatccTTTTAGTTCGCGAGCTCATTTTTTGATCGGTTTTCTAGCCAAAAAGTGTGTGCCTTTCGTAGGCACCCACAATTTAAATAGCAAAATGGGAAAacaatttattttcttccaaaaaaggCACATGACAATCATATGATCACCTCCTGAATAGGGAATCCTAATTATTATCCATCAAATTCATAATCGAAGAAAGAGTAAACTACAGGTGACCTTTACAGTTTCTTGTTTGATTATGGATCTGGTGGATATGAATTAAGGTCCTTTGCTAGAAGTGTGgttatgtgattgtgatgcatTTTTTATTTAAGAGAAACAAATTGCGTTTCAATTTTGCCGTTGAAATTGTGGAAACCAGAGAGATGGTGCACTTTTAGGcttaaaaattgattgaaagtgAGTTTTGGGACTAAAGGAGcacattttttataattattttgatGCTTATATCAAAACCATACAAATTTACGCTGAATGTATTAAAAATTATACAAACTGATTTGAACTAGATAGAATTTAACTTTCTGTATAAGACAATTTATTGTGCACAAACCATGTTTTTCGTTTTACTTTTATAATTAAGGTTTtctactaaaaataaaataatgtgtTAGGTACAGCGTTGGCTCGCATGTGGTGGGTACAGTTTCCGAATAAAACAATTTATTATGTGCAATAATGGTTTCTGGATATAGATTCTTACATTTCTTCTGAGTTTTGATTTGCCTCTTACATGGTGGATACACCCACTTGACCTCATAGTTCATACCTGCAGAAAATAATCAAAGACATAATTGTGGATAAAGATTTGAGTGTTTTTCTAATTAATAAAGAATAAAGTGTTTCTTAAGTAATAGCTGAACTCTTGATCACATGATTTTGGTTGTTGATGACTTTGATTTGGATTCTGACCTTATTCAAATTCTTTTGATTCTTTGAGATCCCATTAATATTACACATGCagataatattataataaaggaaaaattgtcAAATTGGTCCCTTCCATTTTCGATAATTTTTTTAGCCCCTCACAATTAGAATTAGCTAAAATAgtcccttatatatatatatatatatatatatatataatgcatCCTTTGGTCACAGAGCTGATTTTTTAGGCAAGCCTCTTAGGTGCCCAAAATTTTGATGGCAAAATGGGAACacaatttattttcttccaaaaaaaaaggcataaGACAATCATATGACCACCTCTTGAATAGAGAATCCTTATTTTTATCCATCAACCTCATAATCAAACATGAAAGAGTAACCTGCAAGTGACCTTCATGCTTTCTTGGTCGACTATGGGTTTGGTGGATAAGAATTAGGATTCCTAGAGAAGTGATCATGCGATTGtcatcaatttttgtttttctttttttttttcaagtgaaATGAATGTTCCCATTTTGCCATTGAAATTGTGGGGACCTAAGACACAGTGTGCTTTTTTGACatgaaaactaataaaaaatgAGTTCTGAGACTAAATGGGCACATTTTTATTCAATATCTAAGACActattttgattgattttaacCGTGAGTGACTGAAATAGTGTTTATTaaaaatatgagggactatTTTGACAAACTTCGGTATAATAAAGATTGACCACTTTTTAAAGGAGTTTGGACATTATCCATTTGGAAGTATTACTATTTTGATCCTTTATTGTTATaattttattcaatttacactatTTAGCTCGCTCCCATAAGGAATATTCTTTCTGCGATCTGCAAGGAAAATCAAGGGAGCTAATGGACGACTTGCATGTGTGAACCACCATGCACGTCACACAACAAATTTTGCTCTTTTATTATTGGGCAAAAAAAAATGGCGACCACTAAACTATTTCTGACATCTACTTCTAGCTACCAAACTATTTCTTGTCTCAATTTAATCACTCAACTAATTAATCAATACACCGTTGGTTATTTCATCGGATTTTGCTCTTAGTTTTACAAATAAACCAAACACATGCAAATCAAGTGCCAAAATTTAAGGGTAATCATATCCACTAAGTTTATCAATCCAAATCTAAAAAGTCCAACAGCCACTAATCTATTCCCTTCGTACTCTTTTGGCCATTCAaatattttttgtttcaataTAATCACTAAAGTCTTAAATCAATATACTAGCAGTCATTCCGTCAAATATATCTGTTAATGCTAAGGAATGAGTTCTATGTGCATTTCACATACCCAAAACAGGACAATTATGTAAGGtcaattttttagaatttttcccCGTTAATATTACAAATGCAGGTAATAttataataaaggaaaaattgtcaaattggtccttttcatttttgataaattttttagcCCCTCGCAATTAGAATTAGCTAAAATAGTCccttaaatattaaaaaaaaatgcatcctTTTGGTCACAGAGCTCCTTTTGGTAAATTCCTTCTTGTACCTTGAgattaaattttatttaatatgAATGACACATATTATCTTGACGTCCAAATAAAGGAGATCATTGTAACTTTTCAAAAACTTGAACGGAGCAACATGAAATTGTTATAAACCTCAAAGGAGTTTTAcataaataccccacacgttTACAAGCAGATTTTATCATGCTAGTACCTTTATAGTCGAAGAAAGCCAGTACAGTCAGTGCCACATtgttccctctccctctctctcgttCTTCTCACAAGTTGTCTTGCGTGCTGCTTTGCTTCTCAGGACACGTTGAAGCTTTTGTTCTTTGCTAGCTAGGTAATTATTACATGCCTGGCTCTCAATTTCTCTGGTCCACTTcattaattgattttttttttttgtaaaaattttagTGTATCAATTTCAGACGTTTGTTTTTCTTCGTTATTGGAAAATCCAGCAGCTGTTTGCATGCTAATATATGGGATTTCTCTTTTGCTTAGATCTGGAACACTTGCCGTCTAGCAGGAAAAAATTAGCACCTGCATATTATGtgaccctgaaaaaaaaaaaacatctttCTTTCTGTCCTCCATTAGTTTGGCACTAAAACTTGAGTAAGGTTAACAGGATTGTGCGGTACAACCAACAATAATGGAGGGGGAGAAGACGGATACCGAGGGAAAGGTGGAGACAGAGAAGATGAACAAGGAATTTGCGATGACATATGATGTCCACTCTAAAATGTTAGAGGATCTAGTTGGGGATCACTTCCATTTGGGCTTCTATGACTCTAGCTCCGTTATCCCTGGTTCTGATGTCAATTCTGCTCAGACTCGCATGATCGAGGCGGCCCTCCGTTTTGCCTCTGTATCAGGTATAATAAGCGTCGCACCTCTCTCAAGATATGCATTCGCAGTTTGTGTggagttttcttctctttctccaAGTACAAATGCTGTAGTTATGGCACAAAACTGTATTTTGCTGCAGAGCTAAGCTTTTTTTACTGGGGTGCAGATTAATTCCAATTAATTTCGATTGTGACTTCGTTGAGTCATCTACGACGGTCATCGTTTACCGTGAGATAAAGGcacttattttaaaatatttctaATAGATTGATAAAATATTTCTAATAGTAAAGGCACTTATGTAACTTTGCACCCAAATGATATAATTGAACACTAAATAAGTGCTCTTGTCCGAATCTCTACCACGTGAAATACTTCTCAATAAGTCGTCATAATCTTAAGGATTAATTTTATAAACACTGtcaatatatacattattattattaaatatataacacatgtgtaaaatttaaatttaataataTATACttacagtgtatataaaatttattctaaTCTTAAACAGGCACTTAATATTAAAGAATTATCTAAGATGGAATATCATTTCTCTGCCAATTGCGCTAGTCATGCATCTTGTTCTTAACCTTCGAAAAATCAACACATAAGTTTATTGGTATCACTCAAGATTGGGTCAATTTCAATCATATTTCCTGAGATTTGACCTTTGACCTAATTAAAAAGTATGCCTTGTGATTTGGTCAGATTACAGTCGAATACCCCAGTAGCAAAACATTTGTCAAATACCCAGCCTTCACTTTAAATACAATATTGGCAATTAAACGCA
The Coffea arabica cultivar ET-39 chromosome 6c, Coffea Arabica ET-39 HiFi, whole genome shotgun sequence genome window above contains:
- the LOC113693095 gene encoding gamma-tocopherol methyltransferase, chloroplastic-like isoform X3, which encodes MEGEKTDTEGKVETEKMNKEFAMTYDVHSKMLEDLVGDHFHLGFYDSSSVIPGSDVNSAQTRMIEAALRFASVSEDPSKKPRNILDVGCGIGGSTRYLASKYGSQCKGITLSPFEAERARVLTAAQGLESQELERKVLKIKNS